From Vulpes vulpes isolate BD-2025 chromosome 7, VulVul3, whole genome shotgun sequence, one genomic window encodes:
- the LOC112911048 gene encoding olfactory receptor 2T29-like, translating to MKNMNWMANYTGESDFILVGIFSQSNHPALLCVVIFVVFLMALTGNAVLILLIYFDAHLHTPMYFFISQLSLMDVMYISITVPKMLIDQIMGINNISAPECGMQIFLYVTLAGSECFLLATMAYDRYMAICHPLHYPVLMNHRLCLLLASGCWFLGSVDGFMLTPITMTFPFCRSREIHHFFCEVPAVMKLSCSDTSLYETVMYLCCVLMLLIPVTVISSSYYFILLTIHRMNLAEGQKKAFATCSSHMTVVILFYGAAVYTYMLPTSYHTSEKDMIVSAFYTILTPGLNPLIYSLRNKNVMGALKKMLNVGPVFQETIK from the coding sequence ATGAAAAACATGAACTGGATGGCCAATTACACTGGAGAGTCTGATTTCATCCTGGTGGGAATCTTCAGTCAATCAAATCACCCAGCTCTCCTGTGTGTggtcatttttgtagttttcttgatGGCTTTAACTGGGAATGCTGTCCTGATTCTTCTGATATATTTTGATGCTCACCTCCACACTCCTATGTACTTTTTCATCAGCCAGTTGTCTCTCATGGATGTAATGTACATTTCCATCACTGTGCCCAAGATGCTCATAGACCAAATCATGGGTATAAATAATATATCAGCCCCTGAGTGTGGAATGCAAATATTTCTCTATGTGACACTAGCAGGTTCAGAATGTTTTCTTCTAGCCACCATGGCCTATGATCGCTATATGGCCATCTGCCATCCTCTTCATTACCCTGTCCTCATGAACCATAGATTGTGTCTTCTACTGGCATCTGGATGCTGGTTTCTGGGATCTGTGGATGGATTTATGCTCACGCCCATCACTATGACGTTCCCTTTCTGCAGATCCCGGGAGATCCATCATTTCTTCTGTGAAGTCCCTGCTGTTATGAAGCTCTCCTGCTCAGATACCTCCCTTTATGAGACAGTCATGTACCTGTGCTGTGTCCTCATGCTCCTCATCCCTGTGACAGTCATTTCAAGCTCCTATTATTTCATCCTCCTCACCATCCACAGGATGAATTTAGCAGAGGGCCAGAAGAAGGCCTTTGCCACTTGTTCTTCCCATATGACTGTGGTCATTCTCTTCTATGGGGCTGCTGTCTATACCTACATGCTCCCCACCTCCTATCACACCTCTGAGAAGGACATGATTGTATCTGCCTTTTATACCATCCTCACTCCTGGATTAAATCCTTTAATCTACAGTCTCAGGAATAAGAATGTCATGGGAGCTCTGAAGAAAATGTTGAATGTGGGACCTGTTTTTCaagaaactataaaatag